In Massilistercora timonensis, the following are encoded in one genomic region:
- a CDS encoding DUF169 domain-containing protein translates to MPYKHKNIEYGLPHEQYPKERIKESIEQLKEVIGLGVEPVGITLLFTKEDYDAYPVEETKTAMPYCVMVKQAALRSVGIKSRLEHHKCDGATTALGLEPSTERIESGQEYFSYQLYSSVATAGRLRRSIRSLHREQVSTYGVAVVPLKDCEQTPDVVIVMTNAYQSMRMVQGYEYGTGKKPAIDMGAMQGMCSELTISPYLTGEMNVSVLCPSTRMLCKWSENDMAVGIPYELFEQIVEGVEATQPNY, encoded by the coding sequence ATGCCTTATAAACATAAAAATATTGAATACGGCCTGCCTCATGAGCAGTATCCGAAGGAGAGGATCAAGGAAAGTATTGAACAGTTAAAAGAAGTGATCGGACTTGGGGTGGAGCCGGTAGGGATCACGCTGCTTTTCACCAAAGAAGACTATGACGCTTATCCGGTAGAAGAGACCAAGACAGCCATGCCTTACTGTGTGATGGTAAAGCAGGCGGCTCTCAGAAGCGTGGGGATCAAAAGCCGGCTGGAACATCACAAATGTGACGGCGCTACGACGGCCCTGGGCCTGGAGCCCAGCACAGAGCGGATCGAGAGCGGCCAGGAGTATTTCTCCTATCAGCTGTATTCCTCTGTGGCCACGGCGGGACGGCTTCGCCGGTCTATCCGGAGCCTGCACCGGGAACAGGTCTCCACATACGGTGTGGCGGTGGTGCCGCTGAAGGATTGTGAACAGACGCCGGATGTGGTGATCGTGATGACCAACGCCTACCAGTCTATGCGGATGGTGCAGGGATATGAGTATGGAACCGGTAAGAAACCGGCCATCGATATGGGAGCCATGCAGGGAATGTGCTCAGAACTGACCATATCGCCTTATCTCACCGGAGAGATGAATGTCAGCGTGCTGTGCCCCAGCACCCGAATGTTGTGCAAGTGGAGTGAGAACGATATGGCGGTGGGGATCCCCTATGAGCTGTTTGAGCAGATCGTGGAGGGCGTGGAGGCGACACAGCCCAATTATTAG
- a CDS encoding MBL fold metallo-hydrolase codes for MRKLHVLGTGTAVVTKYLNTAFVLDNGQDYFLVDGMGGAEILRQFDHMGLDWTKVHYAFLSHEHTDHFLGMVWVLRYIAFQMCEDRYDGDFHLYCHAELADKLRMVCRALLRKVECDRLDERIHFHLIRDGEREQIWGCDFSFFDIRSTKAKQFGFQMTWPDEMKLVFPGDEPVNDACRPYCQDADWLLSEAFCLYADREIFTPYKYHHSTVREASLLAQDCQAKNLILWHTEDATFGTRKTRYTEEAKQFYDGNVFVPEDGEVIELPEV; via the coding sequence ATGAGAAAACTACATGTACTGGGCACCGGAACTGCCGTTGTGACAAAATATCTGAATACCGCTTTCGTGCTGGACAACGGCCAGGATTATTTCCTGGTGGACGGAATGGGCGGGGCAGAGATCCTGCGCCAGTTCGACCATATGGGACTGGACTGGACAAAGGTTCATTACGCCTTTCTCTCCCACGAGCATACCGACCACTTTCTTGGCATGGTATGGGTCCTGCGCTATATCGCCTTCCAGATGTGCGAGGACCGTTACGACGGCGACTTCCATCTATACTGCCACGCCGAGCTGGCCGACAAGCTTCGGATGGTATGCCGGGCCCTGCTGCGGAAAGTAGAATGTGACCGCCTGGATGAGAGGATCCATTTCCATCTCATCCGGGACGGAGAACGGGAACAGATCTGGGGCTGCGATTTCAGCTTCTTCGATATCCGGTCCACCAAGGCAAAACAGTTTGGGTTCCAGATGACATGGCCTGACGAGATGAAGCTGGTCTTCCCTGGCGATGAGCCGGTAAATGATGCCTGCCGCCCCTACTGCCAGGACGCCGACTGGCTGCTGTCAGAAGCCTTCTGCCTCTACGCAGACCGGGAAATCTTCACCCCCTATAAGTATCATCACAGCACCGTCCGGGAGGCAAGCCTCCTGGCCCAGGACTGCCAGGCGAAAAACCTGATCCTGTGGCACACGGAAGACGCCACCTTCGGGACACGGAAAACACGCTACACTGAGGAAGCAAAGCAGTTCTATGACGGAAATGTCTTCGTGCCGGAGGACGGAGAAGTGATCGAACTGCCAGAAGTATAA
- a CDS encoding Tm-1-like ATP-binding domain-containing protein: MEKKPKIIVAGMCDTKYTELKFLAEQVEKAGGDVKVMNCGCGKVCDWPDISLQDVLDADGIKQEEVFKVPRSTAIKMVGEAGAKKIMQMYEAGEVDGIISWAGSMGTTTVTYLMRALPFGVPKIMMTDMASSDVSMWLGNKDIYIMNPTAEQGVNTVTRKMVANAAAAIVAMAQVGEIHDTEEKPLMAITAYGTTTQTVNACSAYWNAKGWDTIIIHQVGTGATMEDLIRSGMITAIIDLTTGELTNNMYDSIYGTPSTWNGERVTAASDMGIPQIVTPGGCDQSAYNPISSMKQEYLDDYKAGRRRTWKDTGLPYIHNEGVTIMYPTMDEIVELSEYYAEKLNTTKGPTAFILPMQGWSAYDQRKEIATTERGWSAENGDGPQWDPDPENPTWSIRSTVMRKILEEKFDPDNENLDLIIADMHIVDQEFADLCNEVMEAMLNGSFKKGMFKGRKGVL; the protein is encoded by the coding sequence ATGGAAAAGAAACCCAAAATCATCGTAGCAGGTATGTGCGACACCAAGTACACCGAATTGAAATTTCTTGCCGAGCAGGTAGAAAAAGCCGGCGGCGACGTAAAAGTGATGAACTGTGGCTGCGGCAAAGTCTGCGACTGGCCGGACATCTCCCTTCAGGATGTGCTGGACGCAGATGGCATCAAGCAGGAAGAAGTCTTCAAGGTTCCCCGCTCTACCGCCATCAAGATGGTGGGCGAGGCCGGAGCCAAGAAGATCATGCAGATGTATGAAGCCGGCGAAGTAGACGGGATCATCTCCTGGGCCGGATCCATGGGAACCACCACCGTCACCTATCTTATGCGGGCGCTTCCCTTTGGCGTGCCCAAGATCATGATGACCGATATGGCTTCCAGCGACGTCAGCATGTGGCTGGGCAACAAGGACATCTATATCATGAACCCCACCGCGGAGCAGGGCGTCAACACCGTTACCCGGAAAATGGTGGCCAATGCGGCTGCCGCCATCGTAGCCATGGCACAGGTAGGCGAGATCCATGACACAGAAGAAAAACCGCTGATGGCTATCACCGCTTACGGCACCACCACCCAGACAGTCAACGCCTGCAGCGCTTACTGGAACGCCAAGGGCTGGGATACCATCATCATCCACCAGGTAGGGACCGGCGCCACCATGGAAGACCTGATCCGCTCCGGCATGATCACTGCCATCATCGACCTGACCACCGGCGAGCTGACCAACAACATGTACGACAGCATCTACGGAACCCCCTCCACCTGGAACGGGGAGCGCGTCACCGCTGCCAGCGACATGGGCATCCCACAGATCGTAACGCCGGGCGGCTGCGATCAGAGCGCCTACAATCCCATCTCCTCCATGAAACAGGAGTACCTGGATGATTACAAGGCCGGCAGAAGACGTACCTGGAAGGATACCGGGCTTCCCTATATCCACAACGAAGGAGTTACCATCATGTATCCTACCATGGACGAGATCGTGGAGCTGTCTGAATACTATGCCGAGAAGCTGAACACCACCAAAGGTCCCACCGCCTTTATCCTTCCTATGCAGGGATGGTCCGCTTACGACCAGCGCAAGGAGATCGCCACCACCGAGCGTGGCTGGTCCGCTGAAAACGGAGACGGCCCTCAGTGGGATCCGGATCCGGAGAACCCCACCTGGTCCATCCGCTCCACGGTTATGCGCAAGATCCTGGAGGAAAAATTCGATCCCGACAACGAAAATCTGGATCTGATCATCGCCGATATGCATATCGTAGACCAGGAATTTGCAGATCTGTGCAATGAAGTGATGGAAGCCATGTTAAACGGCTCCTTCAAGAAGGGAATGTTCAAAGGAAGAAAAGGGGTACTATGA